One window from the genome of Diospyros lotus cultivar Yz01 chromosome 11, ASM1463336v1, whole genome shotgun sequence encodes:
- the LOC127813497 gene encoding protein FAR1-RELATED SEQUENCE 5-like: protein MYTKAWRSLQHAKRLTYGNADESYQQLPPYFHMLKETNPGSITAIETDENNYFLYSFFALRACLHGFRSYIRPVVAVDATHLKGERKWVIFVATCKDGEEMIYPIAFGFGDGESDRSWIWLLTKLREAIGVREDLVIVSDRHQSIANVISHVFPSVPHVFCFFHLKQNLKKHCRQRKDVMTAFYLAAYSYTTIERDTYLAEI, encoded by the coding sequence ATGTACACTAAAGCTTGGAGGTCTTTACAACATGCAAAGAGACTTACTTATGGTAATGCGGATGAATCATATCAGCAACTACCCccatattttcacatgttaaaagaaacaaatcctgGCAGTATCACGGCAATAGAGacagatgaaaataattattttttatattcattttttgcactcAGAGCTTGTCTTCATGGTTTCCGATCTTACATAAGACCGGTTGTTGCCGTTGATGCCACACATTTGAAAGGTGAACGCAAATGGGTGATATTCGTTGCCACTTGCAAAGATGGGGAGGAAATGATTTATCCCATTgcttttggatttggagatggTGAGTCTGACAGATCATGGATATGGCTTTTGACGAAATTGAGAGAGGCTATCGGAGTGCGAGAAGATTTAGTTATTGTTTCTGATCGTCACCAAAGCATTGCGAATGTGATAAGTCATGTCTTCCCTTCTGTCCCacatgtcttttgtttcttccaccttaagcaaaacttgaagaaacATTGTAGACAGCGAAAAGATGTGATGACTGCATTCTACCTTGCAGCATACAGCTACACCACAATAGAACGTGATACATACTTGGCAGAAATATAG